One window from the genome of Microaerobacter geothermalis encodes:
- a CDS encoding tetratricopeptide repeat-containing glycosyltransferase family 2 protein — protein sequence MSPFDISLCMVVKDEEQFLARCLESAKPYVSEIILIDTGSTDQTVSIAKEYGAKVISMNWNHHFAEARNLALSYAKSSWILVLDADEQMEDVDREKLHQLLQDSNVSGYYVKVMNYYGKQKGSNFEIDTGCRLFRNLPGIFYKGRIHEDITLSLNEQYPKKEIKHTDICVHHYGYLTEVISAKEKENRNLTLLQKTMEEEPDNLYYQYVLGTEFFQREIYDKAIFIYENILPHVSVMDGYASALLFKTVYAYKELGERKKALDLAHQGICYYPDYVDLIELRSFLLMEEGQLEEAYRELTRCLGIEDISDKYTTSSGAGTYRTRFLLGLVCERLYNWEESASHYEASLQLNISLTASYYRWLDIAFLTFPLEKILSVIYETFEEMDSELKWRSFFLYAMKWAWAKEALDVLNTMDEEHEEMIFLRSVFFAQSGNCDQAIFLLNQIIGQNPKPHYLIYRWAITSQPHHAYFNLDGLYQASQMDHTLFPIIEVLLNHSISQEINQETCKQLLYSLILVKAWDAFLHLFQHLLPYTQRKIEKEWFPGIFQAPAHIKERVVLIMKDHYQECSYEEQIFLTLLSLTLNDVKNSYQWLTDLRSKYPWRIEPIIGLSSLYSGSHSGLQYFLLVDS from the coding sequence ATGAGTCCTTTCGATATTTCCCTATGTATGGTTGTAAAAGATGAGGAGCAGTTCCTGGCCCGGTGTTTGGAATCGGCTAAACCGTATGTATCGGAAATCATTCTTATTGATACCGGTTCAACCGATCAAACGGTTTCAATAGCCAAAGAGTACGGGGCCAAAGTGATTTCAATGAACTGGAATCATCATTTTGCTGAGGCTCGCAATCTAGCTTTATCCTATGCGAAGTCTTCCTGGATCTTAGTTTTGGATGCCGATGAACAAATGGAAGATGTGGACAGAGAAAAACTGCATCAACTGCTGCAGGATTCAAACGTTTCTGGTTACTACGTAAAGGTGATGAATTATTATGGCAAGCAGAAAGGGAGCAATTTCGAAATAGATACTGGTTGCCGCCTGTTTCGCAATCTTCCTGGAATCTTTTATAAAGGCAGGATTCACGAAGATATTACCCTCAGCTTGAATGAACAGTATCCGAAAAAGGAAATAAAACATACGGATATCTGTGTTCATCATTATGGATATTTGACTGAGGTGATTTCAGCAAAAGAAAAAGAGAATAGGAATTTAACTCTGCTGCAAAAAACAATGGAAGAAGAACCGGACAATCTGTATTATCAATATGTATTGGGTACGGAATTTTTTCAACGGGAAATATACGATAAGGCCATATTTATCTATGAAAATATATTGCCTCACGTATCCGTTATGGACGGCTATGCTTCCGCTTTGTTGTTTAAAACAGTATACGCCTATAAAGAGCTTGGGGAGAGAAAAAAAGCTTTGGATTTGGCCCATCAGGGGATATGCTACTACCCTGATTATGTGGATTTAATTGAACTGCGCTCATTTTTGCTGATGGAAGAAGGGCAATTGGAAGAAGCATATCGTGAGCTAACCCGGTGTCTTGGTATTGAGGATATTTCAGATAAGTACACCACATCATCCGGGGCCGGAACATACCGAACCCGTTTTTTGCTCGGATTGGTTTGTGAAAGGCTTTACAACTGGGAAGAGAGTGCTTCCCACTATGAAGCATCCCTTCAATTAAATATATCACTTACAGCCAGTTATTACCGTTGGCTGGATATTGCTTTTCTCACATTTCCTCTGGAAAAAATTTTATCTGTCATCTATGAAACCTTTGAGGAAATGGACAGCGAATTGAAGTGGAGATCTTTTTTCTTATACGCCATGAAGTGGGCCTGGGCAAAAGAAGCCCTTGATGTGCTTAACACAATGGATGAGGAACATGAGGAGATGATTTTTCTCCGGTCCGTATTTTTTGCCCAGTCAGGGAATTGTGATCAGGCCATTTTTTTGCTAAATCAAATCATTGGGCAAAATCCAAAACCCCACTATTTGATTTACCGTTGGGCAATAACCAGCCAACCCCATCATGCATATTTTAATCTTGATGGATTATATCAGGCATCTCAGATGGACCACACCCTATTCCCAATCATTGAAGTGCTATTAAATCATTCTATATCTCAAGAAATCAACCAGGAAACGTGTAAACAGCTTCTTTATTCACTGATATTGGTTAAAGCTTGGGACGCTTTTTTACATTTGTTTCAACACTTGCTTCCTTATACACAACGAAAAATTGAAAAAGAATGGTTTCCCGGAATATTTCAAGCACCGGCACATATAAAAGAAAGGGTAGTATTGATCATGAAAGATCACTATCAGGAATGTTCTTATGAAGAACAGATCTTTCTGACATTGTTGTCTCTTACATTAAATGATGTGAAGAACTCTTACCAATGGCTGACCGACTTACGTTCGAAATATCCTTGGCGTATTGAACCGATCATTGGCCTATCATCCCTTTATAGCGGATCCCATTCCGGATTACAATACTTTTTGCTGGTAGATAGCTAA
- a CDS encoding DUF6385 domain-containing protein, with translation MPNFAVFNPRPDSLKALIYGSNDGGTTTQVLNTDTNGKLNMATVDTISAISAGTLTSVGTVSTISAIEAGTLTSVGTVSTISALVTGTLEAVSGATITTGTLAAVSGATITAGTLTSVGTVSTISAIEAGTLTSVGTVSTISALVTGTLAAVSGATITTGTLAAVSGATITAGTLTSVGTVSTISAIEAGTLTSVGTVSTISALVTGTLAAVSGATITTGTLAAVSGATITAGTITTISEANFTQFSTTDLNFTNTSFTPISSSTITRDTYKYKTYSYFIVNQTGSSVVDLQVEISSDGNNWFVDNSVSSLAAGSVEVLTSIRFLKYTRLSYKTAGNSTIDVYLDAQV, from the coding sequence ATGCCAAACTTTGCTGTATTTAACCCAAGACCGGACAGTTTGAAAGCATTAATTTACGGCAGTAATGATGGGGGAACGACGACACAGGTTTTAAACACCGATACCAATGGTAAGTTAAACATGGCTACAGTCGATACCATATCAGCCATTTCAGCTGGTACCTTAACGTCAGTAGGAACGGTCAGCACAATATCAGCCATTGAAGCAGGAACATTAACCTCAGTCGGGACAGTAAGTACGATATCGGCCCTTGTGACCGGAACATTGGAGGCGGTGTCAGGAGCAACGATTACCACTGGTACGCTTGCGGCGGTATCGGGAGCAACGATTACAGCGGGAACCTTAACGTCAGTAGGAACGGTCAGCACAATATCAGCCATTGAAGCAGGAACATTAACCTCAGTCGGGACAGTAAGTACGATATCGGCCCTTGTGACCGGAACATTGGCGGCGGTATCGGGAGCAACGATTACCACTGGTACGCTTGCTGCTGTCTCAGGGGCAACGATTACAGCGGGAACCTTAACGTCAGTAGGAACGGTTAGCACAATATCAGCCATTGAAGCAGGAACATTAACCTCAGTCGGGACAGTAAGTACGATATCGGCCCTCGTGACCGGAACATTGGCGGCGGTATCGGGAGCAACGATTACCACTGGTACGCTTGCTGCTGTCTCAGGGGCAACAATTACAGCCGGTACGATCACCACCATATCAGAAGCAAACTTTACCCAGTTTAGCACAACGGATCTTAATTTTACTAATACTTCATTTACACCAATTTCATCTTCAACCATCACCCGTGATACCTATAAGTACAAGACCTATTCCTACTTTATCGTAAACCAGACAGGAAGCAGTGTTGTCGACTTGCAAGTAGAAATCAGTTCTGACGGAAACAACTGGTTTGTGGATAACTCTGTGTCATCTCTTGCCGCAGGCAGTGTAGAAGTTTTAACATCAATCAGGTTCCTGAAATATACCCGCTTAAGTTATAAGACCGCCGGGAATTCAACCATCGATGTTTATCTTGATGCACAAGTATAA
- a CDS encoding glycosyltransferase family 2 protein, protein MSEILLSLCMIVKNEEKVLHRCLENVKGTVDEIVIVDTGSTDRTVEIAEKEGARVFYMEWENDFAKARNTAIEHARGKWILILDADEFLLQEEGKLLRQHIEENPSFDAFFLQCVSYYGLEKKRLGSSVNPSVRVFRNLPGYRYKGRIHEQIADPIFKANPKAKFQFLDIQIKHDGYLLEVVHEKSKSERNIKILEKELEDTPDECFHRYNMAVEYIRIMKYERALEELRKAKNLTDIKKISYGHIIVKREIDCLEYLGRIDEAIKVCEQAITDFPDYPDLYLSKGVFHYLRKEWDQAEVAFLNALEIGEAPLHYSSNQGAGTYYASFFLGKTYEQMNRFDQAISCYMTTLQYKPNSLPPFLRLISLLVRDSSGLSRLLDKIEHLFRIQSPKTWWSIALSFYQLGLFHLVIQVLERYPVPGEKELEKAWLYTRCVLLLSDKKETEEFVQSLDVDPFTEAKLQFYLSLKLNEADRAWEWIKVIEQQEGDKLLLNLYQFIVHDDEQYHIPMELVQVLPNWTWNELSFLYQLAEKEQQPELKIRIKSYWRALIQFTNDAKQKIEGQFALIKALNIRVHQLLLTTEENLRYEAPWNEVKQRLLTLIDELFMGEIL, encoded by the coding sequence ATGTCTGAAATTTTACTCTCTTTATGCATGATTGTAAAAAATGAGGAGAAAGTGTTACACCGATGCCTGGAAAATGTCAAAGGGACGGTTGATGAAATCGTGATTGTGGACACAGGCTCCACAGATCGAACGGTTGAGATTGCTGAAAAAGAAGGGGCACGGGTTTTCTATATGGAATGGGAAAACGACTTTGCCAAAGCACGCAATACAGCCATTGAACATGCCAGGGGAAAGTGGATCCTAATTTTGGACGCCGATGAGTTTCTTCTGCAGGAAGAGGGGAAGTTGCTTCGTCAACATATCGAAGAAAACCCTTCGTTTGATGCTTTTTTTCTTCAGTGCGTCAGTTACTATGGTTTGGAGAAAAAAAGGTTAGGTTCTTCTGTAAATCCCTCTGTTCGGGTTTTTCGAAATCTTCCGGGTTACCGCTATAAGGGAAGAATCCATGAACAAATCGCTGACCCCATTTTTAAAGCAAATCCTAAGGCTAAATTCCAATTCCTAGATATCCAAATTAAACATGACGGGTATCTCCTGGAGGTGGTTCATGAAAAAAGCAAGTCAGAGCGAAACATAAAAATTTTGGAAAAAGAGTTGGAAGACACACCGGATGAATGTTTTCACCGCTATAATATGGCTGTTGAATACATTCGCATCATGAAGTATGAGCGGGCTTTGGAGGAGCTGAGGAAGGCAAAAAATCTAACGGATATTAAGAAAATAAGCTATGGCCATATCATTGTAAAACGTGAGATAGACTGCCTGGAGTATCTTGGAAGAATCGATGAAGCGATTAAAGTATGTGAACAAGCTATTACCGACTTTCCGGATTACCCGGATCTGTACTTAAGCAAAGGGGTATTCCATTATTTGCGAAAGGAATGGGATCAGGCAGAAGTGGCCTTTTTAAATGCCCTGGAGATCGGTGAGGCACCTCTCCACTACAGCTCAAACCAGGGGGCTGGAACTTATTATGCCAGTTTTTTTCTTGGAAAAACCTATGAACAAATGAATCGCTTTGATCAGGCAATATCCTGTTACATGACCACTTTGCAATATAAACCAAACTCCCTTCCCCCTTTTTTGCGTTTGATATCCTTACTGGTCCGGGATTCATCGGGATTGAGTCGACTGCTGGATAAAATAGAACATCTTTTTCGAATTCAGTCTCCCAAGACATGGTGGAGCATTGCCCTTTCTTTCTATCAACTTGGGTTATTTCATCTGGTGATTCAGGTTTTGGAAAGATATCCTGTCCCTGGGGAAAAAGAACTTGAGAAGGCCTGGTTATATACCCGTTGTGTCCTCCTGCTTTCTGATAAAAAGGAGACGGAGGAATTTGTTCAATCATTGGATGTTGATCCTTTTACCGAAGCCAAACTTCAATTTTATTTATCGTTGAAGCTTAATGAGGCGGATCGTGCATGGGAGTGGATAAAAGTAATTGAACAGCAAGAAGGTGATAAGCTTCTGTTAAATTTATATCAGTTTATTGTTCATGATGATGAGCAGTATCACATTCCTATGGAATTGGTACAAGTCTTGCCCAATTGGACTTGGAACGAGCTGAGTTTTCTTTATCAGCTGGCTGAGAAAGAGCAGCAGCCGGAGCTGAAGATTCGAATCAAGTCTTATTGGCGTGCATTAATCCAGTTCACCAATGACGCCAAGCAAAAAATTGAAGGGCAGTTTGCTTTAATTAAAGCCCTGAATATTCGAGTTCACCAACTGTTGTTGACTACTGAAGAAAACCTCCGGTATGAAGCCCCATGGAATGAGGTAAAGCAGCGTTTGCTCACGCTGATTGACGAGTTGTTTATGGGTGAAATCTTATGA
- a CDS encoding tetratricopeptide repeat protein has translation MERIALIIVCVDNHTPKIEYQCFQDVIYYDPEKGQTWHQVQKRLNQLSVKWVLLLYSNENLIAKDYWFEDLSIYQKAYQRLYQTETFLTFSSLLDAVSFGKASPPSLLEIKRKEIEWEKEGWRKNRTIYLLEKGDWAEAETIVKNGIAENPVADMCYLLAHLYDQTHRYHEAAVAVEKGIEIHDDQAEISKANLFLLQGKIAEKTGDYKKAVTAYQCSFHESEQAEGLVCWAELMEREGHKEEDILRQLDDFFEEGEYSKEHLIEVMVQIGTFSAAMKMIQETGLTTRKYECLIMTGQIPQAIDWLQDKWELQPNLLLDLILCYLSEKLPVPYQQLKKIEMQEEGPLFIQLLTASSSISPQSVSKRDRELLSLLLNRALELRLVHVAEMLHQPFEDELFLGKKLYQKGYVMRSASCFIEALEKQKLDHEGYRYLGEILYHQGKYEEAASFFDYVLSQFPSDASLRTALILSNLQQSYQLLNESLTMFPSSTFLREEKEKVRMNIERLEHTHALTQWSGMERKNYYV, from the coding sequence TTGGAAAGGATAGCCCTGATCATCGTTTGTGTAGATAATCATACCCCCAAAATAGAGTATCAATGTTTCCAAGATGTCATTTACTATGATCCCGAAAAAGGACAAACATGGCATCAGGTGCAAAAAAGACTAAATCAATTATCCGTCAAATGGGTGTTGCTTTTATATTCCAACGAGAATCTCATAGCCAAAGATTACTGGTTCGAAGATTTATCAATTTACCAAAAAGCTTATCAACGGTTGTATCAAACAGAAACGTTTCTCACATTTTCTTCTCTTCTTGATGCAGTAAGTTTTGGTAAAGCATCACCACCTTCCTTACTGGAGATTAAACGGAAAGAGATAGAATGGGAAAAAGAAGGCTGGAGGAAAAATCGGACTATTTATTTGCTGGAGAAAGGGGACTGGGCAGAGGCGGAAACAATTGTGAAAAATGGAATAGCAGAGAATCCGGTAGCAGACATGTGTTATTTACTTGCTCATTTGTACGATCAGACCCATCGTTATCATGAAGCAGCCGTTGCAGTTGAAAAAGGGATAGAAATACATGATGATCAAGCAGAAATAAGTAAAGCAAACCTGTTTTTGCTGCAGGGAAAAATTGCAGAAAAAACGGGTGATTATAAAAAAGCTGTAACTGCCTATCAATGCTCTTTTCATGAATCGGAACAAGCTGAAGGGCTGGTTTGCTGGGCGGAACTTATGGAAAGAGAAGGGCATAAAGAAGAAGATATTCTTCGACAGCTGGATGATTTTTTTGAGGAAGGAGAATATTCTAAAGAGCATCTGATCGAAGTGATGGTTCAAATCGGAACTTTTTCGGCGGCGATGAAAATGATTCAGGAAACAGGTTTAACAACTCGTAAGTACGAATGTTTGATTATGACCGGTCAGATTCCTCAGGCGATTGATTGGTTGCAGGATAAATGGGAACTTCAGCCAAACCTGTTGCTGGATCTCATTTTGTGCTATCTGTCAGAAAAACTTCCTGTTCCTTATCAGCAGTTGAAAAAAATAGAAATGCAGGAGGAAGGCCCCCTATTTATTCAATTATTAACCGCGAGTTCATCCATTTCACCACAATCGGTTTCCAAAAGGGACCGTGAACTGCTTTCTCTCTTGCTGAACCGTGCTTTGGAACTAAGACTTGTTCATGTTGCTGAAATGCTCCATCAACCCTTCGAGGATGAACTTTTTCTCGGAAAAAAATTGTACCAGAAAGGATATGTCATGAGATCCGCAAGCTGTTTTATTGAAGCATTGGAAAAACAGAAGCTGGATCATGAGGGGTATCGATATTTGGGAGAAATTTTGTATCATCAGGGAAAATATGAAGAAGCTGCTTCATTTTTTGATTATGTGCTGAGTCAGTTCCCATCCGACGCTTCATTAAGAACAGCCTTGATTTTATCTAACCTGCAACAAAGTTATCAGTTATTAAATGAGTCATTAACCATGTTTCCCTCCTCAACGTTTCTCAGGGAAGAGAAGGAGAAAGTAAGAATGAATATTGAGCGACTGGAACACACCCATGCGTTGACCCAATGGTCAGGAATGGAAAGGAAGAACTACTATGTCTGA